The following are from one region of the Nicotiana tabacum cultivar K326 chromosome 3, ASM71507v2, whole genome shotgun sequence genome:
- the LOC107822725 gene encoding uncharacterized protein LOC107822725 isoform X2, protein MSRDFVQSTTRLFSGRRCSFSVLVWSLVGCLLLLNLYSFISQKDARRGGTHFHINQHPHIRELEEVEEENIQLPPPRKRSPRAAKRKPKRPTTLIEEFLDESSQLRNVFFPGQRTAIDPRKSSENDTYYYYPGRMWLDTEGNPIQAHGGGILYDQRTKMYYWYGEYKDGPTYHAHKKGAARVDVIGVGCYSSKDLWMWKNEGIVLAAEENDETHDLYKLNILERPKVIYNEKTGKYVMWMHIDDTNYTKASAGVATSDFPTGPFDYLYSKRPHGYDSRDMTVFKDEDGIAYLVYSSEDNSELHIGPLNEEYIDVTQAMRRVLVGQHREAPALFKHGGTYYMITSGCTGWAPNEARAHAAESILGPWETIGNPCIGGNKVFRDTTFFGQSTFVLPLPELPGSFIFMADRWNPADLRDSRYVWLPLRVAGPVDHPLEYNFGFPLWSRVSVYWHKRWRLPYRWQGKK, encoded by the exons ATGTCGAGAGATTTCGTTCAATCCACGACTAGGTTGTTTTCtg GACGCAGATGCTCATTTTCAGTTCTTGTATGGAGCCTAGTTGGTTGCCTTCTTTTACTTAATCTATACTCCTTTATTAGCCAAAAAGATGCACGCCGTGGGGGGACACACTTCCATATAAACCAGCACCCACACATTCGTGAGCTTGAAGAGGTTGAGGAGGAAAATATACAGCTTCCACCACCAAGGAAGCGATCCCCACGTGCTGCCAAAAGAAAGCCTAAGCGGCCAACTACCTTGATTGAAGAATTTCTTGATGAGTCTTCCCAGCTAAGGAATGTTTTTTTCCCTGGTCAAAGAACTGCTATAGATCCTCGTAAGAGTTCTGAAAATGATACCTATTATTATTACCCTGGAAGAATGTGGTTGGATACTGAGGGAAATCCTATACAAGCTCATGGGGGAGGTATTCTATATGATCAGAGGACAAAAATGTATTATTGGTATGGAGAGTATAAAGATGGGCCAACATATCATGCTCACAAAAAAGGAGCAGCACGA GTTGATGTTATTGGCGTTGGTTGCTATTCATCAAAAGATTTGTGGATGTGGAAAAATGAAGGCATCGTTTTGGCAGCGGAAGAAAACGATGAGACACATGATTTGTACAAATTAAATATACTGGAGAGGCCAAAAGTAATTTACAATGAGAAAACAGGTAAATACGTAATGTGGATGCATATTGATGACACAAACTACACGAAAGCTTCAGCTGGTGTCGCCACTAGCGACTTTCCCACTGGTCCCTTTGATTATCTGTACAGTAAACGGCCCCACGGATATGATAGCAGGGACATGACAGTCTTCAAAGATGAGGATGGTATAGCATATCTCGTCTACTCCTCGGAGGACAACAGTGAGCTTCATATCGGTCCACTTAACGAAGAATACATAGACGTGACCCAAGCCATGAGAAGGGTTCTTGTCGGACAACACAGGGAAGCCCCTGCTTTGTTCAAACACGGCGGGACCTATTACATGATCACATCAGGTTGCACTGGTTGGGCTCCAAATGAGGCCCGGGCTCATGCAGCTGAATCAATTTTGGGGCCGTGGGAGACCATTGGAAATCCATGCATCGGTGGAAACAAAGTTTTTAGAGACACAACTTTCTTTGGTCAGAGCACATTTGTGCTTCCTTTGCCTGAGCTACCTGGTTCCTTTATTTTTATGGCAGATAGGTGGAATCCAGCTGACTTAAGGGATTCAAGGTATGTGTGGCTACCTTTAAGAGTAGCAGGGCCTGTGGACCATCCTCTTGAGTACAATTTTGGTTTCCCTTTATGGTCCAGAGTCTCTGTTTATTGGCATAAAAGATGGAGACTTCCTTATAGGTGGCAGGGGAAAAAGTGA
- the LOC107822725 gene encoding uncharacterized protein LOC107822725 isoform X1, producing MRFKNKSRKPTTLRCNAGRRCSFSVLVWSLVGCLLLLNLYSFISQKDARRGGTHFHINQHPHIRELEEVEEENIQLPPPRKRSPRAAKRKPKRPTTLIEEFLDESSQLRNVFFPGQRTAIDPRKSSENDTYYYYPGRMWLDTEGNPIQAHGGGILYDQRTKMYYWYGEYKDGPTYHAHKKGAARVDVIGVGCYSSKDLWMWKNEGIVLAAEENDETHDLYKLNILERPKVIYNEKTGKYVMWMHIDDTNYTKASAGVATSDFPTGPFDYLYSKRPHGYDSRDMTVFKDEDGIAYLVYSSEDNSELHIGPLNEEYIDVTQAMRRVLVGQHREAPALFKHGGTYYMITSGCTGWAPNEARAHAAESILGPWETIGNPCIGGNKVFRDTTFFGQSTFVLPLPELPGSFIFMADRWNPADLRDSRYVWLPLRVAGPVDHPLEYNFGFPLWSRVSVYWHKRWRLPYRWQGKK from the exons atgaggtTCAAGAACAAATCCAGGAAACCAACCACTTTACGTTGCAATGCAGGACGCAGATGCTCATTTTCAGTTCTTGTATGGAGCCTAGTTGGTTGCCTTCTTTTACTTAATCTATACTCCTTTATTAGCCAAAAAGATGCACGCCGTGGGGGGACACACTTCCATATAAACCAGCACCCACACATTCGTGAGCTTGAAGAGGTTGAGGAGGAAAATATACAGCTTCCACCACCAAGGAAGCGATCCCCACGTGCTGCCAAAAGAAAGCCTAAGCGGCCAACTACCTTGATTGAAGAATTTCTTGATGAGTCTTCCCAGCTAAGGAATGTTTTTTTCCCTGGTCAAAGAACTGCTATAGATCCTCGTAAGAGTTCTGAAAATGATACCTATTATTATTACCCTGGAAGAATGTGGTTGGATACTGAGGGAAATCCTATACAAGCTCATGGGGGAGGTATTCTATATGATCAGAGGACAAAAATGTATTATTGGTATGGAGAGTATAAAGATGGGCCAACATATCATGCTCACAAAAAAGGAGCAGCACGA GTTGATGTTATTGGCGTTGGTTGCTATTCATCAAAAGATTTGTGGATGTGGAAAAATGAAGGCATCGTTTTGGCAGCGGAAGAAAACGATGAGACACATGATTTGTACAAATTAAATATACTGGAGAGGCCAAAAGTAATTTACAATGAGAAAACAGGTAAATACGTAATGTGGATGCATATTGATGACACAAACTACACGAAAGCTTCAGCTGGTGTCGCCACTAGCGACTTTCCCACTGGTCCCTTTGATTATCTGTACAGTAAACGGCCCCACGGATATGATAGCAGGGACATGACAGTCTTCAAAGATGAGGATGGTATAGCATATCTCGTCTACTCCTCGGAGGACAACAGTGAGCTTCATATCGGTCCACTTAACGAAGAATACATAGACGTGACCCAAGCCATGAGAAGGGTTCTTGTCGGACAACACAGGGAAGCCCCTGCTTTGTTCAAACACGGCGGGACCTATTACATGATCACATCAGGTTGCACTGGTTGGGCTCCAAATGAGGCCCGGGCTCATGCAGCTGAATCAATTTTGGGGCCGTGGGAGACCATTGGAAATCCATGCATCGGTGGAAACAAAGTTTTTAGAGACACAACTTTCTTTGGTCAGAGCACATTTGTGCTTCCTTTGCCTGAGCTACCTGGTTCCTTTATTTTTATGGCAGATAGGTGGAATCCAGCTGACTTAAGGGATTCAAGGTATGTGTGGCTACCTTTAAGAGTAGCAGGGCCTGTGGACCATCCTCTTGAGTACAATTTTGGTTTCCCTTTATGGTCCAGAGTCTCTGTTTATTGGCATAAAAGATGGAGACTTCCTTATAGGTGGCAGGGGAAAAAGTGA